A genomic window from Halogeometricum borinquense DSM 11551 includes:
- a CDS encoding DUF106 domain-containing protein — translation MVRIEQKVRDLVSSDPEMRNAVETVLERANDGEVKWVDVKGDITSGHWGRLIEKGVLVDGDEGFELADPEAARAGLENGSSGSSVSTSSSVDTDDLGESSWSKYDKMAGVVTVGLFFAYWWQPLQRLIGSTMNVILGPLVEILPFYAVVMIIALATGLYSTLLQANLMNMEKMSAYQERMKDIQKRRKEAQKAGDDEALDRIQQEQMEAMGDQMGMFKEQFRPMVWIMFLTIPAFIWMYWAIGVRGSGGHIVLQNIVLPLVGKVSWTEGVLGPMQAWIVWYFLCSMGFTQIIRKSLDIDISPSTS, via the coding sequence ATGGTACGAATCGAACAGAAGGTGCGTGACCTCGTCTCCTCCGACCCGGAGATGCGGAACGCCGTCGAAACGGTCCTTGAGCGGGCCAACGACGGCGAAGTCAAATGGGTCGATGTGAAAGGAGACATCACCAGCGGGCACTGGGGTCGCCTCATCGAGAAAGGCGTCCTCGTCGATGGTGACGAGGGGTTCGAACTCGCTGATCCCGAGGCGGCGCGCGCCGGGTTAGAGAACGGGTCGTCTGGTTCGTCCGTCTCGACATCCTCGTCGGTCGATACCGATGATCTCGGCGAGTCCTCGTGGTCGAAGTACGACAAGATGGCCGGCGTCGTCACCGTCGGTCTGTTCTTTGCGTACTGGTGGCAACCGCTCCAGAGGCTCATCGGAAGCACGATGAACGTCATCCTCGGGCCGCTCGTGGAGATCCTGCCGTTCTACGCTGTCGTGATGATCATCGCGCTGGCGACGGGTCTGTACTCGACGCTCTTGCAGGCGAACCTCATGAATATGGAGAAGATGTCCGCGTACCAAGAGCGGATGAAAGACATCCAGAAACGCCGGAAGGAAGCCCAAAAGGCCGGTGACGACGAGGCGCTCGACCGGATTCAACAGGAGCAGATGGAAGCCATGGGTGACCAGATGGGTATGTTCAAAGAGCAGTTCCGCCCGATGGTGTGGATTATGTTCCTCACTATTCCGGCGTTCATCTGGATGTACTGGGCCATCGGCGTCCGCGGTAGCGGAGGGCACATCGTGTTGCAGAACATCGTCCTCCCACTCGTCGGCAAGGTCAGTTGGACGGAGGGCGTTCTCGGACCGATGCAGGCGTGGATTGTCTGGTACTTCCTCTGCTCGATGGGCTTCACCCAGATCATCCGCAAGAGCCTCGACATCGACATCTCGCCCTCGACGTCGTAG
- the cmk gene encoding (d)CMP kinase encodes MLLTVSGPPGAGKSTTVATLAEAFGLEHISGGDIFRQLAAERDMTAVEFNKLAEKDDQIDRDLDRRLRTIALERDDVLLESRLAGWLAGDAADIRLWLDAPLDVRAERIAEREDKSLDVAREETRAREESEALRYEEYYNIDITDLGIYDITLNTARWSEEDVPSVLKAAVEAYDPEDDEGKFPVEGVNYDF; translated from the coding sequence ATGTTGCTGACTGTCTCCGGCCCGCCGGGTGCCGGAAAGAGTACGACCGTCGCCACACTCGCCGAGGCGTTCGGCCTCGAACACATCTCCGGCGGCGACATTTTCCGCCAACTCGCCGCCGAGCGCGACATGACGGCAGTGGAGTTCAACAAACTCGCCGAGAAAGACGATCAGATCGACCGCGACCTCGACCGTCGTCTCCGGACCATCGCCTTAGAGCGCGATGACGTTCTCTTGGAGTCCCGACTCGCCGGATGGCTGGCTGGCGACGCAGCCGACATTCGCCTGTGGTTGGACGCACCGCTGGACGTGCGCGCGGAACGCATCGCAGAGCGAGAGGACAAATCGCTCGATGTCGCCCGCGAGGAAACGCGCGCCCGTGAGGAGAGCGAGGCGCTGCGCTACGAGGAGTACTATAACATCGACATCACCGACCTCGGAATCTACGACATCACGCTTAACACGGCACGGTGGAGCGAGGAGGACGTTCCGTCAGTGCTGAAAGCCGCTGTCGAGGCGTACGACCCCGAGGATGACGAAGGCAAATTCCCCGTCGAGGGCGTCAACTACGACTTCTGA
- a CDS encoding RNA-guided pseudouridylation complex pseudouridine synthase subunit Cbf5: protein MTDLRGPPDDRSLDDLLSFGVVNLDKPPGPSAHQVAAWVRDMAGVERAAHAGTLDPKVTGCLPMLLGDATRMAQVFLEGSKEYVSVLELHKPAPSDLESVVAEFEGDVYQKPPRKSAVSRRLRSREVYDLDLLEVEDRQALLRIRCESGTYIRKLCHDIGLAAGTGAHMGHLRRTATDPFDDTDLVTLYDLSDALAFAEQGDESVLRDVVAPAERALSHLPHVTIAYSAAEQVAEGAPVYAPGVSEADDAERGSLVACVTPDGAAVCLGRLVGDPDAESGEVVSLERVLV from the coding sequence GTGACTGACCTCCGCGGCCCACCCGACGACCGCTCGCTCGACGACCTGCTCTCGTTCGGTGTCGTCAACCTCGATAAGCCGCCCGGCCCCTCGGCGCACCAAGTGGCTGCATGGGTCCGAGACATGGCCGGCGTCGAACGCGCGGCCCACGCCGGCACGCTCGACCCGAAGGTCACCGGCTGCCTGCCGATGCTTCTCGGCGATGCCACCCGGATGGCGCAGGTGTTCTTAGAGGGGTCGAAAGAGTACGTTTCCGTGCTGGAACTGCACAAACCCGCACCGTCGGACCTTGAAAGCGTCGTCGCCGAGTTCGAGGGTGATGTGTACCAGAAGCCGCCCCGAAAGAGCGCCGTCTCGCGCCGACTCCGGTCGCGCGAAGTGTACGACCTCGACCTCCTCGAAGTTGAAGACCGGCAAGCCCTGCTCAGAATTCGGTGTGAGAGCGGGACGTACATCCGAAAGCTCTGTCACGACATCGGCCTCGCGGCAGGAACCGGCGCGCACATGGGCCATCTTCGACGGACGGCGACGGACCCGTTCGACGATACTGACCTCGTGACGCTGTACGACCTCTCGGACGCGCTGGCGTTCGCAGAACAGGGCGACGAGAGCGTCCTCCGCGATGTCGTCGCCCCCGCCGAACGCGCCCTCTCACACCTCCCGCACGTCACCATCGCCTACTCTGCGGCCGAGCAGGTTGCAGAGGGCGCACCGGTGTACGCTCCCGGCGTGTCCGAGGCCGACGACGCCGAACGCGGTTCGCTCGTCGCTTGCGTCACACCCGACGGTGCGGCGGTCTGTCTCGGCCGACTCGTGGGCGACCCCGACGCCGAGTCGGGCGAGGTCGTCTCACTAGAACGCGTGTTGGTCTGA
- a CDS encoding succinylglutamate desuccinylase/aspartoacylase family protein: MNIGSVESEPGAVESGWFEVTDLPTGGTERLPVVVAEGESDGPTLWLTGGVHGDEATGVAVAQDAMRADLAERISGTVVCVPVVNPAGLRRNSRQSYYNDDDPNRYFPDPESSSSRPPSVQERIDERLYEAFSESADALVDLHTAQIGSMPFVIRDRVLYGERREESEAQALAERLDRLVSAYGFPVLTEYPAEEYVEQGLQRSTAGAALNAAGIPAFTVELGGHSVIEEDTRAAGVAGVYGVMVELGMLDPGDVPDDVDEPGAGVPDAPVDYPVRRAVHPRAETPGLVRHRVEPGDVVASGNVVADVVSPHGEQRATIESEYDGYVIARREGVAAYEGDPVLSMAARDEGDLVVPRDADTDE; the protein is encoded by the coding sequence ATGAACATCGGAAGCGTCGAATCCGAACCCGGCGCGGTCGAAAGCGGGTGGTTCGAGGTGACGGACCTGCCGACTGGTGGAACGGAGCGGCTCCCCGTCGTGGTCGCCGAGGGCGAATCTGATGGCCCGACGCTGTGGCTCACGGGTGGCGTCCACGGCGATGAGGCGACCGGCGTCGCCGTCGCGCAGGACGCGATGCGCGCGGACCTCGCCGAACGCATCTCGGGAACTGTCGTCTGTGTGCCGGTCGTCAACCCCGCCGGTCTCCGCCGTAACAGCCGGCAGTCGTACTATAACGACGACGATCCGAATCGCTATTTCCCCGACCCCGAATCGTCCTCGTCGCGCCCACCGAGCGTGCAGGAACGGATCGACGAACGTCTGTACGAGGCGTTCTCGGAGTCGGCGGACGCGTTGGTTGACCTCCACACCGCCCAAATCGGCTCGATGCCGTTCGTCATCCGCGACCGGGTGCTGTACGGCGAGCGACGTGAAGAGTCCGAGGCGCAGGCGCTCGCTGAGAGACTTGACCGTCTCGTGTCGGCCTACGGCTTCCCGGTTCTCACGGAGTATCCGGCCGAGGAGTACGTCGAACAAGGCCTCCAACGCTCCACGGCGGGCGCGGCGCTGAACGCCGCCGGTATCCCCGCCTTTACGGTCGAACTCGGCGGCCACAGCGTTATCGAGGAGGATACCCGCGCGGCGGGCGTCGCGGGCGTCTACGGCGTCATGGTCGAACTCGGCATGCTCGACCCCGGCGATGTTCCAGACGACGTGGACGAACCGGGAGCCGGTGTCCCCGACGCGCCGGTGGACTACCCGGTTCGTCGCGCGGTCCATCCACGTGCGGAGACACCCGGACTCGTCCGCCATCGTGTCGAACCTGGCGACGTGGTGGCGTCGGGGAATGTCGTCGCAGACGTGGTGTCGCCGCACGGTGAGCAACGAGCGACGATTGAATCCGAGTACGACGGGTACGTCATCGCCCGGCGCGAGGGAGTAGCCGCTTACGAGGGTGATCCCGTGTTGAGTATGGCCGCTCGTGATGAGGGTGATCTCGTGGTTCCGCGCGACGCCGACACCGACGAGTGA